In Mytilus edulis chromosome 7, xbMytEdul2.2, whole genome shotgun sequence, a single genomic region encodes these proteins:
- the LOC139482187 gene encoding 2-oxo-4-hydroxy-4-carboxy-5-ureidoimidazoline decarboxylase-like — protein MSLKTISAVNSMSYEDFISTFGNVIDHCSLCAAAVWRDRPFSDVNSLHKSFCQFADQLSTGGKEGILRLLPDLAGRLAMSDGLSKESTKEHQSAGLNTLTEQEKQNMHHLNQQYKQKFGFPFVICARENKKEAILTGLENRLKNFGETEAVTGMEEVKKICRLRLLDIVGSSSKL, from the exons atgTCACTTAAAACTATATCAGCTGTGAACTCTATGAGTTATGAAGATTTCATTTCTACATTTGGTAATGTGATAGATCACTGCTCCTTATGTGCTGCAGCAGTATGGAGAGATCGTCCCTTCTCTGACGTCAACAGTCTTCACAAGTCTTTCTGTCAGTTTGCTGATCAACTTTCTACTGGGG gaaaagaAGGCATTTTAAGACTACTTCCAGACTTGGCAGGAAGACTGGCCATGTCCGATGGACTGAGCAAAGAATCGACCAAGGAACACCAAAGTGCAGGTCTAAATACACTTACTgaacaagaaaaacaaaacatgcatcatttaaatcaacaatataaacaaaagttTGGGTTCCCTTTTGTCATATGTGCTCGAGAAAACAAGAAGGAAGCCATTTTGACTGGGCTTGAGAATAGATTGAAGAATTTTGGTGAAACTGAGGCAGTAACAGGGATGGAGGAAGTTAAAAAGATCTGTAGACTGAGACTTTTAGATATTGTGGGCTCTTCCTCAAAGCTGTGA